The nucleotide sequence CGTGCTGTCAATACCTTTAGAGATATTTGTGAAAAAATTGTTGGCGGTAAATCGGGGTTTTCAGCTAAATTTTCACTTTGCAATTTTAAGCCCTTAACATTCCCGCATGCCTTTTTTTAATATTCCACATAATAGTTGATTGCTAAACCCCAATTTGATAGAATCCACACAGTGCTCATTTGCAATTCACTCTAGGAGGAGAATAATGGCAGAGGAGCTCAAATTTCTTGCATGCGACCTGGGAGCTGAAAGTGGACGCGTCGTGCTTGGCCGCCTCTCTAATGACCACCTGCGACTAGCAGAAATACATAGATTTCCAAACATCGGAGTTAAAGTCGGGACAAGTCTTTATTGGGATGTCCTCCGTCTCTTTGATGAAATGAAAAATGGTATGCGTTCGGCAGGTCTAGAATATGGGGCGGATATTGCAAGCGTCGGCATCGACACATGGGGCGTAGACTTCGGGCTTCTGGGACCCAATGATGTTCTCATTGAAATTCCTCACTGCTACCGCGACCCCCGGATTGATGGAATGATGGAAGAAGTCTTTACCATTATCCCCAGATCGGAAATCTATAACCAAACAGGCATCCAGTTTATGCCTCTCAACACACTATACCAGCTTTACTCCATCCGCAAGCACAACCCTTGGATGCTAAACACTGCCAGAACTCTCCTGATGATGCCAGACCTTTTCAACTTTTGGTTCACAGGGGTTAAGGTTTGTGAATTCACCGAGGCAACAACAACTCAATTCTACAACCCACAAAAAGGAGAGTGGGCAAAGCCCCTGCTCGAACGCCTCAGCATTCCAACTCACTTCCTTGTGGACATATGTGCGCCGGGTACCATCCTTGGAAAACTTCGCCCATCAGTTTCTGAAGAGATTGGCTTATCAGACATCCAGCTTATTGCTCCAGCGACGCACGACACCGGCTCGGCTGTTGCCGCAGTCCCAGCAAAAGGTAAGAATCACGTATACATCAGCTCAGGCACATGGTCACTAATGGGTGTTGAGGCTTCAGAACCGATTATAAACGACCGCGCGCTCGAGCTAAACTTCACCAACGAAGGGGGCGTGGCGGGAACATATCGCTTCCTCAGAAACATTATGGGCCTATGGTTAGTCCAGGAATGCCGGAGAACCTGGGCGCAGGCAGGCAACGAATATTCCTACGCCGAACTTACCGATCTCGCCGCAAAGGCGGAGCCATTCAAGCACCTGGTTGATCCAGATGATGTGTCGTTCCTCCACCCTGGCGATATGCCAGGCAAAATTCGTGAGTTTTGCCGAAAAACTGGCCAGCCTGAACCGGAAACTGTCGGGGCAACAGTCCGGTGCGCACTCGATAGTCTAGCGCTTAAATATCGGTGGGTTTTAGAGGGTCTTGAATCTTTAATGCACACACACCTCGAGCCAATCCACATTGTCGGTGGGGGCACGCAAAACAAGCTCCTATGCCAACTAGCTGCCAATGTAACCGGCAGACCGGTTGTTGCAGGGCCAGTTGAGGCTACGGCCGTGGGCAACATTCTTATCCAGGCTCTTGCCCTTGGTCATATCGGAACATTGGAGGAGGGTCGCGAAATCGTTCGCAAATCGTTTGAAGTAATTACTTATGAGCCGCAACCAGACGATCGAATCGAAGCCGCTTACGAAAGATTCAAAAAACTTCTTTCGCGGTAAAGAAGGAGATGGAGTACGCAAGCTATTTAAGGCGCACCCCATCTCCTCAATTTTTCATCTGCCCTTATTCTTCCACGTTTAGGCCTATTTCAACTTTGCCTTTACTTTGATTGTCAATTTTCATCCCGCCGCGAAAGCGGTTGCCCATAATAACAGTAGCTTTAGAGCTTGCGCCGAGCGTTATCTGCTTCTTTCCTTCATCCATAAAATCACAACTTGACACCGTGAGACCATTTCCTTCCGCCATTATACAAGGATCGCCCTTGCCGCCTTGGTCCCACCCGTTGAAATGACACTCATTAAAGAACACATGCCCGGAACCTCTAATCGTTGCGTGGGTTGTAGTCGTGGGGATACCCCAGAAACCGCAGTTATTGAACTTTACAGGGCCGGTGTTTGTCTCCCTAACCTCAACATGGGACATAAACTGGCAATTTGTGAAGACAATTCCCGCATGAGCCTGGCAATTCTCTACCAGGACAGCAGTTGGGCCTATATCCGAACCCGAAGTATTTATAACTACGTTGCCGGGGCCATGTCCAAAATCGCCAAATTGGAAGCCAACTTTGTACCAGATGGCAAAACAATTGCTTACGTATTCCCAATCGGTGCGGCCGAAAATGAAAGCTGTCGCCTGGCTTGTAAGGAATTTCTGCATTTCCTCATCTGCTTTCCAGAAGGGCCAGAGATGCACATCTTCAATTCGCCCAACATCATAGCACTGGTCAACAAATATACCTTTGTGAAGTGGATGCGCATAAAGCCCCTTGATAAAATGGCGCCCACACGGAGCAGTGCCAAAATCCACCGCCTGCCATGGGTTTACTAAGAGCACATTAATAATTGAGCAATTATCGCCTGCACCGCCGATACACCAAGGATACGGGACGGGATTGCTCTTGTCCTGCTCGGGATAAAAGATAGTAAGCCCTTTCACACAAGAATTGGTCCGCAGTAATATAAAGGGGTTCCCACTGCTTTTTCCCCTACCTTCAACCGCCAGAAGAGTACTCCCCTCGTTAATGCCCTTGGTGGTTGGCGCCTGAAAGATGCCCATCAAGGTTACTGCTTCGGGAATTTCTAAATGACCTTTTATCATATATTTGCCGGTCGGAACAAAGACTATTCCGCCACCATCTTTACCTGCGGCATCAAGCGCCTTCTGAAACGCCGCCGTGTCGTCAGTCTGCCCATCTCCCTTTGCGCCAAACGAGGTAACAGAGTAGACTCCTTTTTGCCCAATGAGGGCATCCGCTGCATGCAAGGGCACACCACAGATTAGCAACACAATCAGCACAATTATAAAATTGCACACATTCCGCCTCCGCCAGGTTAATTTGCATACAGGATAGAAAGAAGAATCCTACTTGTCAAGCAAGAGATAGTCTAACTTCGATAGAGAATGCCCAAAGAGCTTTGGGGATGTTTCTGGGGAACCTACTTGCCTATGCAAAATTCGCTGAATATCCTGTCTATCACATCTTCTGTGACGGTCTCGCCCGTGATTTTGCCAAGAGACTCAGCAGCTGCTTTGAGGTCAATGCTAATGCAGTCAACGGGCATCTCAGATTGAGATGTACGAAGGGCTTCTTGGAGAGAAACGAGAGCTTCTTCTAGAGCTTGGCGATGGCGAATATTGCTAACCACAGTACCCGATGAATGTGACACAACTCCTGACAAGACCTTCTCGGCGATGAGGTCCTCAAGGTCGCTGATACCTTGGTCTGATGGAGCTGCGGTTTTAACAATGCTTGGCTCACATCCAATTTCATCGCAAATCCAATCTTTTATCAAGCAAACAATCTCGTCTGCCTCAGCCGCCCGAACTAAATCAACTTTGTTTAAGACAATTATGACCTTCTTATCGGATATATCTCTCAGTAGTTCCCGGTCATCATCAGTAAAGCCTTCACTTGCATCGATGACCGCTAGCACTAGGTCTGCTTCTTCTATTTTCTTCCGTGTAAGTTCCACCCCTATTTGCTCAACAATGTCTTCCGTGGTCCTAACACCAGCCGTATCTATGGCGCGGACAGGTATTCCTCTTATGTTTACGCTCTCCTCAATAACATCTCGGGTTGTCCCTGGGAGAGGTGTTACAATCGCTCGTGTATCGCGAAGGATTGCGTTGAGAAGGCTGGATTTGCCCACATTCGGGCGGCCGACTATAACCGCCCGAATTCCTTCACGGTAAACCCTCCCGCACTCTGCGGTTTCGAGCAAACGGCGGACCTTCTCCAGTGTGTCGCGCAGAGATTCTCTAAGTGCCTGCATATCTACTTCGCCGACCTCATCTGGGAAGTCGATGCTCGCCTCAATATTCGCCATCATTGCAATAAGGCTGTCGCGGAGCTTACGAATTTCGCTCGAAAGCCGTCCATCAAGCTGGCCTCTCGCAATACGCATTGCCTCGTCTGTTTGCGAGCGAATGATGTCGAGAACAGCTTCTGCCTGCGCCAAATCGAGACGGCCGTTCAAAAACGCGCGCTTTGTGAACTCCCCCGGCTCGGCGAGTCTAGCGCCAGCCTGGAGGGCAGCATTTAGAACTCTCCGCAAGGGTACTATGCCACCATGGCAGCTTATCTCCACAGAATCCTCGCCCGTATAACTCCTCGGCGCACGAAACACTGTAAGAATTCCATCATCTATCCGCTCACAGGATACAGGGTCTTCGATATATCCATAATGAGCCGTGTGTGTTGGAAGGCCGTGGACATGCACCCCCGATGCTGGATGAAAAATTTCGCCAGCTACTGTAAAGGCATCGCGTCCACTAATCCGAATCACTCCTATGCCCGACTCGCCAATCGGAGTAGCTATTGCTGCTATCGTGTCGTCGATTCTCATATTACCTCAAAAATTAAACAACCCAGGCCGCGCCTGGGTTGGTCTAAGTTTTCTTATTAGCGGCCTCTCCAGATACCCCTACTTCCTTGGAGAGATTACTATCCTCCTATTTGGTTCTTCTCCTTCACTGTAGGTATATACATCGGGATCATTTACAAGAGTAAGGTGAATTATTCGCCTCTCACTTGCTTGCAGCGATTCGAGAACCGCCTCTTGGCCTGACTCTTTGACCTTTTTGGCAAGGAAAAGCGCCTGGTTTCTCAAAGCCTCCTCCCGCCGTGAACGATATCCTTCTGCATCCACAATTATTCGAACTTTGTGTTGCAACTGCTTGTTAGTAATTACTCCAACCAAATATTGAATCGCATTTATCGTCTGACCATGCTTGCCAATAAGCATACCTACGTCGCCGCCGGTCATATTCAAAACCACCTGCCCATCTGTGCTTTTGATCTCTGCCTTCAAATTGTTTCCGATGCCGTCGAGAATATGCTGAAGCACATCCACAGCTTTCTCTGCTGCCAGCGCGATGGCACCAGCAGGCGGCGGTCCCGCTTGCTCTATGGCGCTGGGGATACTTTCTGTCGAAATCATTACCCCTTCATCTTCCTCAGCCTTATGCGACGACGCCGGAGCCGAAGATGCCTCCGCTATGGTGCTTTCTTTCAACCCTACGTGAGGCTTCAACGTCACTCTAACCTTCGCAGGGGACTGGCCGATTCCAAGAAAGCCCCTAGTC is from Armatimonadota bacterium and encodes:
- a CDS encoding FGGY-family carbohydrate kinase, with product MAEELKFLACDLGAESGRVVLGRLSNDHLRLAEIHRFPNIGVKVGTSLYWDVLRLFDEMKNGMRSAGLEYGADIASVGIDTWGVDFGLLGPNDVLIEIPHCYRDPRIDGMMEEVFTIIPRSEIYNQTGIQFMPLNTLYQLYSIRKHNPWMLNTARTLLMMPDLFNFWFTGVKVCEFTEATTTQFYNPQKGEWAKPLLERLSIPTHFLVDICAPGTILGKLRPSVSEEIGLSDIQLIAPATHDTGSAVAAVPAKGKNHVYISSGTWSLMGVEASEPIINDRALELNFTNEGGVAGTYRFLRNIMGLWLVQECRRTWAQAGNEYSYAELTDLAAKAEPFKHLVDPDDVSFLHPGDMPGKIREFCRKTGQPEPETVGATVRCALDSLALKYRWVLEGLESLMHTHLEPIHIVGGGTQNKLLCQLAANVTGRPVVAGPVEATAVGNILIQALALGHIGTLEEGREIVRKSFEVITYEPQPDDRIEAAYERFKKLLSR
- the jag gene encoding RNA-binding cell elongation regulator Jag/EloR; translated protein: MTSIEQTGKTVEEATELALKALGVTEEEVDIEILDEGTRGFLGIGQSPAKVRVTLKPHVGLKESTIAEASSAPASSHKAEEDEGVMISTESIPSAIEQAGPPPAGAIALAAEKAVDVLQHILDGIGNNLKAEIKSTDGQVVLNMTGGDVGMLIGKHGQTINAIQYLVGVITNKQLQHKVRIIVDAEGYRSRREEALRNQALFLAKKVKESGQEAVLESLQASERRIIHLTLVNDPDVYTYSEGEEPNRRIVISPRK
- the mnmE gene encoding tRNA uridine-5-carboxymethylaminomethyl(34) synthesis GTPase MnmE; amino-acid sequence: MRIDDTIAAIATPIGESGIGVIRISGRDAFTVAGEIFHPASGVHVHGLPTHTAHYGYIEDPVSCERIDDGILTVFRAPRSYTGEDSVEISCHGGIVPLRRVLNAALQAGARLAEPGEFTKRAFLNGRLDLAQAEAVLDIIRSQTDEAMRIARGQLDGRLSSEIRKLRDSLIAMMANIEASIDFPDEVGEVDMQALRESLRDTLEKVRRLLETAECGRVYREGIRAVIVGRPNVGKSSLLNAILRDTRAIVTPLPGTTRDVIEESVNIRGIPVRAIDTAGVRTTEDIVEQIGVELTRKKIEEADLVLAVIDASEGFTDDDRELLRDISDKKVIIVLNKVDLVRAAEADEIVCLIKDWICDEIGCEPSIVKTAAPSDQGISDLEDLIAEKVLSGVVSHSSGTVVSNIRHRQALEEALVSLQEALRTSQSEMPVDCISIDLKAAAESLGKITGETVTEDVIDRIFSEFCIGK
- a CDS encoding glycosyl hydrolase family 28-related protein; this encodes MCNFIIVLIVLLICGVPLHAADALIGQKGVYSVTSFGAKGDGQTDDTAAFQKALDAAGKDGGGIVFVPTGKYMIKGHLEIPEAVTLMGIFQAPTTKGINEGSTLLAVEGRGKSSGNPFILLRTNSCVKGLTIFYPEQDKSNPVPYPWCIGGAGDNCSIINVLLVNPWQAVDFGTAPCGRHFIKGLYAHPLHKGIFVDQCYDVGRIEDVHLWPFWKADEEMQKFLTSQATAFIFGRTDWEYVSNCFAIWYKVGFQFGDFGHGPGNVVINTSGSDIGPTAVLVENCQAHAGIVFTNCQFMSHVEVRETNTGPVKFNNCGFWGIPTTTTHATIRGSGHVFFNECHFNGWDQGGKGDPCIMAEGNGLTVSSCDFMDEGKKQITLGASSKATVIMGNRFRGGMKIDNQSKGKVEIGLNVEE